In one Curtobacterium citreum genomic region, the following are encoded:
- a CDS encoding ATP-dependent helicase, producing the protein MTDVLERFSPATAEWFRGAFAAPTAAQAGAWDAVSTGQHALVIAPTGSGKTLASFLWSIDRLISATDRPPAKQRTRVLYVSPLKALGVDVERNLRSPLVGITQTARRLGTEPPEVTVGVRSGDTPSADRQRLLRQPPDILITTPESLYLMLTSAARETLVNVDTVIVDEVHAVASSKRGAHLAVSLERLDDLLDAPVQRIGLSATVRPAEEVARFLGGRAPVTIIAPPAQKTFDLRVVVPVDDMTELGAPPVGADATESPTNGSIWPHVEERVVDLVEEHRSTIVFANSRRLAERLTARLNEIHEERVLAARDVREPAAVGAAGAGSGPGGAGAGPVGQSPGRASAHAPVAQPKRPPAQVIGQSGQTDGGGSDPAVPVLARAHHGSVSKDQRAIIEDDLKSGRLRCVVATSSLELGIDMGEVDLVVQVEAPPSVASGLQRVGRAGHQVGEISRGVLFPKHRADLVNSAVTVERMVSGQIESISVPANPLDVLAQHTVAAGAIDTVDVEHWFELVRRSAPFSSLPRSAFEATLDLVTGRYPSDEFAELRPRLVWDRVHGTLTGRPGAQRLAVTSGGTIPDRGMFGVFMVGEKASRVGELDEEMVYESRVGDVFALGATSWRIEEITHDRVLVSPAFGQPGRVPFWKGDGIGRPAELGKATGAFVREVEGASDEDARARVAAGGLDDRAVTNLLTFLREQREATGHVPNDTTLVVERFRDELGDWRLILHSPYGMQVHAPWALAVGARLRERHGIDGDAMAADDGIVVRIPETDAEPPGADLFVFERDDLEAVVTDEVGGSALFAARFRECAARALLLPRRNPGQRSPLWQQRQRASQLLEVAQKYPTFPIVLETVREVLQDVYDVPALLGIADQIGERRIRLVERETEQPSPFARSILFGYVAAFMYEGDSPLAERRAAALSLDSTLLGELLGRAELRELLDPEVIASVERDLQRLSPDRRARDAEGIVDVLRLVGALDLPELTARSWLADAADQQAAEATVRTALESLERDRRVLSFSQAGTTRWAVIEDASRLRDALGVPLPIGVPTAFVEPVADPLGDLVGRYARSHGPFSLQDAAGRLGLGVAVVQDTLRRLVADRRVVEGEFRPDRQGAEWCEAEVLRRIRTKSLAALRHEVEPVSPDTLARFLPAWQHVHTPGTRGGLRGVDGVLQVIDQLAGVALPASAWETLVLPARVSDYSTSMLDELTATGEVLWSGGGTLPGNDGWVRLHLADTAETTLAEPSGDETTELQRDVLGALAGGGAYFFRQLGQAVGSTDDTALATALWDLVWAGQITNDTFAPLRAMLGGKAKSTSAPRSRPYRGRRRPTLPTQSGPPSVGGRWSLLPLAESDGTVRAAATAEQLLERYGVVTRGAVQVEGVRGGFTGVYRVLSRFEESGRARRGYFVEGLGAAQFATSPTVDRLRTYARDLDDDERADADRERQALTLAATDPANPYGAALPWPSDGDPADTTGAADGSDVAAAGTSTSTSTSTSTSTVRAAAASTGTAKTRGHRPGRKAGALVTTVDGRLVVYVERGGKSVLTFTDDPADLLAAARSIAAVVRSGLRKLAVERVDGEFVLESPLGSALREAGFTATPQGVRLRV; encoded by the coding sequence TCCTGTGGTCGATCGACCGGCTCATCAGCGCGACGGACCGTCCACCCGCCAAGCAGCGCACGCGGGTGCTCTACGTCTCGCCGCTCAAGGCCCTCGGGGTCGACGTCGAGCGGAACCTCCGCAGTCCGCTGGTCGGCATCACGCAGACGGCCCGGCGGCTCGGCACGGAGCCGCCCGAGGTCACCGTCGGGGTCCGGAGCGGGGACACCCCGTCCGCCGACCGGCAGCGCCTGCTCCGCCAGCCGCCCGACATCCTCATCACGACGCCCGAGTCGCTGTACCTCATGCTCACCTCCGCGGCGCGCGAGACCCTGGTGAACGTCGACACCGTGATCGTGGACGAGGTGCACGCGGTCGCGTCCTCGAAGCGCGGGGCGCACCTCGCCGTGTCGCTCGAGCGGCTCGACGACCTGCTCGACGCGCCCGTGCAGCGCATCGGTCTCTCCGCCACCGTGCGGCCCGCGGAGGAGGTCGCTCGGTTCCTCGGCGGCCGGGCACCCGTCACGATCATCGCGCCGCCCGCGCAGAAGACCTTCGACCTACGGGTCGTCGTGCCGGTCGACGACATGACCGAGCTCGGCGCACCCCCGGTCGGTGCCGACGCCACCGAGTCGCCGACCAACGGCTCGATCTGGCCCCACGTCGAGGAACGGGTCGTCGACCTGGTCGAGGAGCACCGGTCGACGATCGTTTTCGCGAACTCCCGACGACTCGCCGAACGCCTGACCGCGCGGTTGAACGAGATCCACGAGGAACGGGTGCTGGCGGCGCGGGACGTCCGAGAACCGGCGGCCGTCGGTGCTGCCGGTGCCGGGTCCGGACCGGGCGGTGCTGGGGCCGGACCGGTCGGGCAGTCGCCCGGTCGCGCGTCCGCGCACGCTCCGGTCGCCCAGCCGAAGCGGCCGCCGGCGCAGGTGATCGGCCAGTCCGGGCAGACCGACGGCGGCGGGTCCGACCCGGCGGTCCCGGTGCTCGCCCGGGCGCACCACGGCTCGGTGTCGAAGGACCAGCGCGCGATCATCGAGGACGACCTGAAGTCCGGGCGCCTGCGCTGCGTCGTCGCGACGAGCTCGCTCGAGCTCGGTATCGACATGGGCGAGGTCGACCTCGTCGTGCAGGTCGAGGCCCCGCCGTCCGTGGCGAGCGGCCTGCAGCGCGTCGGCCGCGCGGGACACCAGGTCGGCGAGATCTCCCGCGGTGTGCTGTTCCCGAAGCACCGCGCCGACCTCGTGAACAGCGCGGTCACCGTCGAGCGCATGGTGTCCGGGCAGATCGAGTCGATCTCGGTCCCCGCGAACCCCCTCGACGTCCTCGCCCAGCACACCGTCGCCGCCGGTGCGATCGACACCGTCGACGTCGAGCACTGGTTCGAGCTCGTCCGGCGGAGTGCCCCCTTCAGCTCCTTGCCGCGCTCCGCGTTCGAGGCGACGCTCGACCTGGTGACGGGGCGCTACCCGAGCGACGAGTTCGCCGAGCTCCGGCCGCGCCTGGTGTGGGACCGCGTGCACGGCACCCTGACCGGGCGACCGGGAGCGCAGCGGCTCGCGGTCACGAGCGGTGGCACGATCCCCGACCGCGGCATGTTCGGCGTGTTCATGGTCGGCGAGAAGGCGTCCCGCGTCGGCGAGCTCGACGAGGAGATGGTCTACGAGTCCCGGGTCGGCGACGTGTTCGCCCTCGGCGCGACCAGCTGGCGCATCGAGGAGATCACCCACGACCGGGTGCTCGTCAGCCCGGCGTTCGGGCAGCCGGGACGCGTCCCGTTCTGGAAGGGTGACGGCATCGGCCGGCCCGCCGAGCTCGGCAAGGCGACGGGTGCGTTCGTCCGCGAGGTCGAGGGCGCCTCTGACGAGGACGCCCGCGCACGGGTGGCCGCCGGTGGGCTGGACGACCGCGCCGTCACGAACCTGCTGACCTTCCTCCGCGAGCAGCGCGAGGCCACCGGACACGTCCCGAACGACACGACCCTGGTGGTCGAGCGGTTCCGTGACGAGCTCGGCGACTGGCGGCTCATCCTGCACTCGCCGTACGGGATGCAGGTGCACGCCCCGTGGGCCCTGGCCGTGGGCGCCCGGCTCCGCGAACGACACGGGATCGACGGCGACGCGATGGCCGCCGACGACGGGATCGTCGTCCGGATCCCGGAGACCGACGCCGAGCCGCCGGGGGCCGACCTGTTCGTGTTCGAGCGCGACGACCTCGAGGCCGTCGTGACGGACGAGGTCGGCGGCTCGGCGCTGTTCGCCGCGCGCTTCCGCGAGTGCGCGGCGCGCGCCCTGCTGCTGCCGCGCCGGAACCCCGGGCAGCGGTCACCGCTCTGGCAGCAGCGGCAGCGCGCCTCGCAGCTGCTCGAGGTCGCGCAGAAGTACCCGACGTTCCCGATCGTCCTCGAGACCGTGCGCGAGGTCCTGCAGGACGTGTACGACGTCCCCGCGCTGCTCGGCATCGCGGACCAGATCGGCGAGCGCCGCATCCGCCTGGTCGAGCGTGAGACCGAGCAGCCGTCACCGTTCGCCCGGTCGATCCTGTTCGGGTACGTCGCGGCGTTCATGTACGAGGGCGACTCCCCGCTCGCCGAGCGCCGGGCCGCGGCGCTGTCGCTCGACTCGACGCTCCTCGGCGAGCTGCTCGGGCGCGCCGAGCTCCGGGAGCTGCTCGACCCCGAGGTGATCGCCTCCGTCGAACGCGACCTGCAGCGGCTGTCGCCCGACCGCCGTGCGCGGGACGCCGAGGGCATCGTCGACGTGCTCCGGCTCGTCGGGGCGCTCGACCTGCCGGAGTTGACGGCGCGCAGCTGGCTCGCCGACGCGGCCGACCAGCAGGCGGCGGAAGCCACGGTGCGGACCGCCCTCGAGTCACTCGAGCGCGACCGGCGGGTGCTCTCCTTCAGCCAGGCCGGGACGACCCGCTGGGCGGTGATCGAGGACGCCTCGCGCCTGCGGGACGCCCTCGGGGTCCCGCTGCCGATCGGCGTCCCGACCGCGTTCGTCGAGCCCGTCGCCGACCCGCTCGGCGACCTGGTCGGCCGGTACGCGCGGTCGCACGGACCGTTCTCGCTGCAGGACGCCGCCGGACGCCTCGGGCTCGGCGTCGCGGTCGTCCAGGACACCCTGCGCCGACTCGTCGCCGACCGCCGGGTCGTCGAGGGCGAGTTCCGGCCGGACCGACAGGGCGCGGAGTGGTGCGAGGCCGAGGTGCTCCGCCGCATCCGCACGAAGTCGCTCGCGGCCCTGCGGCACGAGGTCGAGCCGGTGTCGCCGGACACCCTCGCGCGCTTCCTGCCCGCGTGGCAGCACGTGCACACCCCGGGGACCCGCGGTGGGCTGCGCGGCGTGGACGGTGTCCTGCAGGTGATCGACCAGCTCGCCGGCGTCGCCCTGCCCGCGAGCGCGTGGGAGACCCTCGTGCTGCCCGCCCGGGTCAGCGACTACTCGACGAGCATGCTCGACGAGCTCACCGCCACGGGCGAGGTCCTGTGGTCCGGCGGTGGCACGCTCCCCGGCAACGACGGGTGGGTCCGACTCCACCTGGCGGACACGGCGGAGACGACGCTCGCCGAGCCCTCGGGCGACGAGACCACCGAGCTCCAGCGCGACGTGCTCGGCGCACTCGCCGGCGGCGGCGCGTACTTCTTCCGGCAGCTCGGCCAGGCGGTCGGCAGCACGGACGACACCGCCCTGGCGACGGCGCTGTGGGACCTCGTCTGGGCCGGGCAGATCACGAACGACACCTTCGCCCCGCTCCGCGCGATGCTCGGCGGGAAGGCGAAGAGCACGAGTGCGCCGCGCTCCCGGCCCTACCGCGGCCGGCGACGACCGACGCTCCCGACCCAGTCCGGACCGCCGTCGGTCGGCGGCCGGTGGTCGCTGCTGCCGCTCGCGGAGTCCGACGGCACCGTCCGCGCCGCCGCGACCGCGGAGCAGCTGCTCGAGCGGTACGGCGTCGTGACCCGGGGTGCCGTGCAGGTCGAGGGCGTGCGGGGCGGATTCACCGGCGTGTACCGGGTGCTCAGCCGGTTCGAGGAGTCCGGTCGGGCCCGCCGCGGGTACTTCGTCGAGGGACTCGGGGCGGCGCAGTTCGCGACGAGCCCCACGGTCGACCGGCTCCGGACGTACGCGCGGGACCTGGACGACGACGAGCGCGCCGACGCCGACCGGGAGCGCCAGGCGCTGACCCTCGCCGCGACCGACCCCGCGAACCCGTACGGTGCGGCGTTGCCGTGGCCGTCCGACGGCGACCCGGCGGACACCACGGGCGCGGCCGACGGCTCCGACGTCGCGGCCGCCGGCACCAGCACCAGCACCAGCACCAGCACCAGCACCAGCACGGTGCGAGCCGCAGCTGCCTCCACCGGCACGGCCAAGACCCGCGGGCACCGACCCGGGCGGAAGGCCGGCGCGCTGGTCACGACCGTCGACGGCCGCCTGGTGGTCTACGTCGAACGGGGCGGGAAGTCCGTCCTGACGTTCACCGACGACCCGGCGGACCTGCTCGCGGCGGCCCGGTCCATCGCCGCGGTGGTGCGCTCGGGGCTCCGGAAGCTCGCGGTCGAACGCGTGGACGGGGAGTTCGTCCTCGAGAGCCCGCTCGGCAGCGCCCTGCGCGAGGCGGGCTTCACCGCGACCCCGCAGGGGGTGCGGCTCCGTGTCTGA
- a CDS encoding Fpg/Nei family DNA glycosylase, translated as MPEGDTVFRAARRLHTALAGKVLTRSDFRVPAFATLDLVGRTVDEVVPRGKHLLHRIGDLTVHSHLKMEGRWDVYAPGERWRRPAHQARVVLDAEDVSTVGFTLGVLEVVPREQESEVVGHLGPDLLGPDWDADRALANLTAEPDRPVGLALLDQRVLAGLGNVYRNELCFLRGVLPTRSVGQVQDPARTIALASRLILANRDRNARVTTGVDRPGRRFWVYGRAGKPCLRCGTPIRHGELGDSELTLRDTYWCPRCQT; from the coding sequence GTGCCCGAGGGTGACACCGTCTTCCGGGCCGCCCGACGCCTGCACACCGCCCTCGCCGGCAAGGTCCTGACCCGCTCCGACTTCCGGGTGCCCGCGTTCGCGACGCTCGACCTGGTCGGTCGGACGGTCGACGAGGTCGTCCCGCGCGGCAAGCACCTGCTCCACCGGATCGGCGACCTGACCGTGCACTCGCACCTGAAGATGGAGGGCCGGTGGGACGTCTACGCCCCGGGTGAGCGCTGGCGACGGCCGGCGCACCAGGCACGCGTGGTGCTGGACGCCGAGGACGTGTCCACCGTGGGCTTCACCCTCGGGGTGCTCGAGGTGGTCCCGCGCGAGCAGGAGTCCGAGGTCGTCGGACACCTGGGGCCGGACCTGCTCGGCCCGGACTGGGACGCCGACCGGGCGCTCGCGAACCTCACGGCCGAACCGGACCGCCCCGTCGGACTGGCGTTGCTCGACCAACGGGTGCTCGCGGGCCTGGGCAACGTGTACCGGAACGAGCTGTGCTTCCTGCGCGGTGTGCTGCCGACGCGGTCGGTCGGGCAGGTGCAGGACCCGGCGCGGACGATCGCGCTCGCGAGCCGGCTCATCCTGGCGAACCGCGACCGCAACGCCCGCGTGACGACGGGCGTCGACCGCCCGGGTCGGCGCTTCTGGGTGTACGGACGGGCCGGCAAGCCCTGCCTGCGGTGCGGGACGCCGATCCGGCACGGTGAGCTCGGCGACTCCGAGCTGACCCTGCGCGACACCTACTGGTGCCCACGCTGCCAGACGTAG
- a CDS encoding glycosyl hydrolase: protein MTAVTLLVTACTGPGGTDHPTPSASATDAAAQARAVAALGDVTSSTAGTMRLADGLLPPTNRWFSGLVFGAAPQPVFPSPISWQVTSGGFAAGLPDVTATEKTIAGGAVPQVGFDLGATSTLVSAYDAVSVTVEHRDGDTVLGHSVVAEGSPLVSYTAARDEQLRATTPLTRTGDGTATMTGGGRTWQVVVRDGTVDASGIALREGGSVVLLPTPDGASASQVARLIAAARPLAGTTLERSATRSTQRTTLGYDFGGGAGVLVPQAGQGTSGLSCTGLEVATITGPASVCTGTALRFAAKTVQPDDRLDLSGLSAADRTTLSEQVREDAAGVDPSSYAADTYGGGKDLYRVATLYRLAVGLGLDDQAAALKSSIVSELDQWFDASGCGDRSARCFRYDPTVHGLVGQQPSFGSDEFNDHHFHYGYLLSAAAMVADRDDALVSRWRTVADLVAADIASPTQTTSFPALRVYDPYAQHSWASGYSPFADGNNQESASEAVSAWNGVARWGTVSGSAPLRSVGTWLLSNEAASAQRDVLDPDLSAFPGFTHRVVSLNWGGKRDHATWFSAAAAAPAGIELIPMPAMAGEYAGAGGRAQIQRVLDEAVPDGRYDVQFGDYLLMYRALGGKSDAAAALADAKRLPDAVVDAANSRSYLYAWIMMRT from the coding sequence GTGACGGCCGTCACCCTCCTGGTCACCGCGTGCACCGGGCCGGGAGGCACGGATCACCCGACCCCGTCCGCCTCTGCCACCGACGCGGCGGCCCAGGCGCGCGCGGTCGCCGCCCTGGGTGACGTCACGTCCTCCACCGCGGGGACGATGCGCCTGGCGGACGGGCTGTTGCCCCCGACGAACCGGTGGTTCTCCGGGCTCGTGTTCGGCGCGGCACCGCAGCCGGTGTTCCCGTCACCGATCTCGTGGCAGGTCACCAGCGGCGGGTTCGCCGCCGGGCTGCCGGACGTTACCGCGACCGAGAAGACCATCGCGGGCGGCGCCGTGCCGCAGGTCGGCTTCGACCTCGGCGCGACGAGCACCCTGGTGTCGGCGTACGACGCCGTGTCGGTGACCGTCGAACACCGCGACGGCGACACCGTGCTCGGCCACTCCGTCGTCGCCGAGGGCTCACCGCTCGTGTCCTACACGGCCGCACGCGACGAGCAGCTCCGCGCCACCACGCCGCTCACCCGCACCGGTGACGGCACCGCGACCATGACCGGCGGCGGCCGCACCTGGCAGGTCGTCGTCCGCGACGGCACCGTCGACGCCTCCGGGATCGCGCTGCGGGAGGGCGGCTCGGTCGTCCTGCTGCCGACCCCGGACGGGGCGAGCGCGTCCCAGGTCGCACGGCTCATCGCAGCCGCGCGACCCCTCGCCGGCACGACCCTCGAACGCAGCGCGACCCGGTCCACGCAGCGCACCACGCTCGGCTACGACTTCGGCGGCGGTGCGGGCGTCCTCGTCCCGCAGGCCGGTCAGGGCACGTCCGGTCTGTCCTGCACCGGGCTCGAGGTCGCGACCATCACCGGGCCCGCCTCGGTCTGCACCGGGACCGCCCTCCGGTTCGCAGCGAAGACCGTGCAACCCGACGACCGTCTCGACCTGTCCGGGCTCTCCGCGGCGGACCGCACCACGCTCTCCGAGCAGGTCCGCGAGGACGCCGCCGGGGTCGACCCGTCGTCGTACGCCGCCGACACCTACGGCGGCGGCAAGGACCTGTACCGCGTCGCGACGCTGTACCGGCTCGCGGTCGGGCTCGGTCTCGACGACCAGGCCGCCGCGCTGAAGTCGTCCATCGTCAGCGAGCTCGACCAGTGGTTCGACGCGTCCGGCTGCGGCGACCGCAGCGCCCGGTGCTTCCGGTACGACCCGACCGTGCACGGGCTCGTCGGGCAGCAGCCGTCCTTCGGGTCCGACGAGTTCAACGACCACCACTTCCACTACGGCTACCTGCTGTCCGCGGCGGCGATGGTCGCGGACAGGGACGACGCGCTCGTGTCCCGGTGGCGGACGGTCGCCGACCTGGTCGCGGCGGACATCGCCTCGCCGACGCAGACGACGTCCTTCCCGGCGCTCCGCGTCTACGACCCGTACGCGCAGCACTCGTGGGCGTCCGGGTACTCGCCCTTCGCGGACGGCAACAACCAGGAGTCCGCGTCCGAGGCGGTGTCCGCCTGGAACGGCGTCGCCCGCTGGGGCACGGTGTCCGGGTCGGCGCCCCTGCGCTCGGTCGGCACCTGGCTGCTGTCGAACGAGGCGGCGTCGGCGCAGCGCGACGTCCTCGACCCGGACCTGTCCGCGTTCCCGGGCTTCACGCACCGGGTGGTGTCCCTGAACTGGGGCGGCAAGCGCGACCACGCGACGTGGTTCAGCGCCGCGGCGGCGGCCCCAGCCGGGATCGAGCTCATCCCGATGCCGGCGATGGCGGGGGAGTACGCCGGCGCCGGTGGTCGGGCGCAGATCCAGCGGGTCCTCGACGAGGCGGTGCCGGACGGCCGCTACGACGTGCAGTTCGGCGACTACCTGCTCATGTACCGGGCGCTCGGCGGGAAGTCGGACGCGGCGGCGGCGCTCGCGGACGCGAAGCGGTTGCCGGACGCGGTCGTCGACGCGGCGAACTCGCGGTCGTACCTGTACGCGTGGATCATGATGCGGACGTGA
- a CDS encoding HlyD family efflux transporter periplasmic adaptor subunit produces MTWTNRLRLFGGLLVVLVVVAACTLVFNQRQSAVASTSAAIAAQEYAVGTDYGGTVTQEYVEEGDTVQKGAKLIQVQSLQLAQDIRKGVVGADTQTSAYDIGEDGLITFKAEVSGTIAKIDVKTGGYVQAGSELGTIHKADSLFVTSNFTVTPRDYGRIRNGAEVELRLPDDRTVTGRVKSVSVETNADGQAKTTVDVESRELSASPSSGITSPGTPVDATLHLQDDGELAGVTDMVRDFSRQIGL; encoded by the coding sequence ATGACCTGGACCAACCGACTCCGACTCTTCGGCGGCCTGCTGGTCGTCCTGGTGGTCGTCGCCGCCTGCACGCTGGTGTTCAACCAGCGGCAGAGCGCCGTCGCCAGCACCTCCGCCGCGATCGCCGCGCAGGAGTACGCCGTGGGCACCGACTACGGCGGCACCGTGACGCAGGAGTACGTCGAGGAGGGCGACACCGTCCAGAAGGGTGCCAAGCTCATCCAGGTGCAGAGCCTGCAGCTCGCACAGGACATCCGGAAGGGCGTCGTCGGGGCGGACACCCAGACGAGCGCCTACGACATCGGCGAGGACGGGCTCATCACGTTCAAGGCCGAGGTCTCCGGCACGATCGCGAAGATCGACGTCAAGACGGGTGGGTACGTGCAGGCCGGTTCCGAGCTCGGCACGATCCACAAGGCGGACAGCCTGTTCGTGACGTCGAACTTCACCGTCACGCCCCGCGACTACGGCCGCATCCGCAACGGTGCCGAGGTCGAGCTCCGCCTGCCCGACGACCGCACCGTCACGGGTCGCGTCAAGAGCGTCAGCGTCGAGACGAACGCCGACGGCCAGGCGAAGACCACCGTCGACGTGGAGAGCCGCGAGCTGTCCGCCTCGCCGTCCTCGGGGATCACGAGCCCCGGCACGCCGGTCGACGCGACGCTGCACCTGCAGGACGACGGCGAGCTCGCCGGGGTCACGGACATGGTCCGGGACTTCTCACGCCAGATCGGGCTGTAG
- a CDS encoding glycosyltransferase family 2 protein: protein MSAPTDLRRPRPDAVPNPPYRRNSPPRSPDVGEPTDTAAAPSVGATAAPNQSRTTGAPFLSSTPRDRVRRRAQGEAVPHVRPRSESRAHSPVMVLIVLVATLGVMAYAVFLLDPANRGDFLPYGLVIVAESVLVGQALLSMWTILSGGADPRDFAFHHTQDTLFDRDAVARDGLTDQPHRWPMHVRGRRVEVDVFITVYGEELSKIAATVQAALAMRGEHRTWVLDDGRSDEVQALAAELGARYVRRLSSHGAKAGNINHALTLAKGDYFAVFDADFVPKPDFLFETVPFFADDGIAFVQTPQTYGNLHNLVSRGAGYMQTVFYKFIQPGRNRFNAAFCVGTNVVFRRSAIDEVGGIHTDSKSEDVWTSLMLHERGWKSVFIPMTLAVGDAPETIEGFTKQQLRWATGGFEILLTHFPFNPKHRLSMDQRLQYLVTASFYLTGIVPGLLLLVPPLEIFFDLRPMNLSIGPGEWVLFYLGFYLMQVLLAFYALGSFRYETLLLAAVSFPIYASALWNVLCGKEQAWHVTGANRGRTPSPFNFIVPQVLVFVFLSLTSVVAVWRDLHNGQLTLATAWNITNTLVFLAFIVAAFREQARNRVADRERARGGVARPALPLAQAPASPIRTTVVRPDTLEPQRAAIAGVATQDGHRA from the coding sequence ATGTCCGCACCCACGGACCTCCGCCGCCCGCGCCCGGACGCGGTGCCGAACCCGCCGTACCGGCGGAACTCGCCCCCGCGATCGCCCGACGTCGGCGAACCCACGGACACGGCCGCGGCCCCGAGTGTGGGCGCGACCGCCGCGCCGAACCAGTCGCGCACGACGGGTGCTCCGTTCCTGTCCAGCACGCCCCGCGACCGGGTCCGCCGGCGCGCCCAGGGCGAAGCGGTCCCGCACGTGCGACCCCGCTCCGAGAGCCGCGCGCACAGCCCGGTCATGGTGCTCATCGTGCTCGTGGCGACGCTCGGCGTCATGGCGTACGCGGTGTTCCTGCTCGACCCCGCCAACCGCGGCGACTTCCTGCCGTACGGCCTGGTGATCGTCGCGGAGAGCGTCCTCGTCGGCCAGGCCCTGCTGTCGATGTGGACGATCCTGTCCGGCGGCGCCGACCCCCGCGACTTCGCGTTCCACCACACCCAGGACACGCTGTTCGACCGCGACGCCGTCGCCCGCGACGGCCTGACCGACCAGCCGCACCGCTGGCCGATGCACGTCCGCGGCCGCCGGGTCGAGGTCGACGTGTTCATCACGGTCTACGGCGAGGAGCTGTCGAAGATCGCCGCGACCGTGCAGGCCGCCCTCGCGATGCGCGGCGAGCACCGCACGTGGGTGCTCGACGACGGCCGGAGCGACGAGGTACAGGCGCTCGCCGCCGAGCTCGGCGCCCGCTACGTCCGCCGCCTGTCCTCGCACGGCGCGAAGGCCGGCAACATCAACCACGCCCTGACCCTCGCGAAGGGCGACTACTTCGCGGTGTTCGACGCCGACTTCGTGCCGAAGCCCGACTTCCTGTTCGAGACCGTCCCGTTCTTCGCGGACGACGGCATCGCGTTCGTGCAGACGCCGCAGACCTACGGCAACCTGCACAACCTGGTGTCCCGTGGCGCCGGCTACATGCAGACCGTGTTCTACAAGTTCATCCAGCCCGGTCGGAACCGCTTCAACGCGGCGTTCTGCGTCGGCACGAACGTCGTCTTCCGCCGCAGCGCGATCGACGAGGTCGGCGGCATCCACACCGACTCGAAGTCCGAGGACGTCTGGACCAGCCTGATGCTCCACGAGCGCGGGTGGAAGTCCGTCTTCATCCCGATGACCCTGGCCGTTGGTGACGCCCCGGAGACCATCGAGGGCTTCACGAAGCAGCAGCTCCGCTGGGCCACCGGCGGGTTCGAGATCCTGCTCACGCACTTCCCGTTCAACCCGAAGCACCGGCTGTCGATGGACCAGCGGCTGCAGTACCTGGTCACGGCGAGCTTCTACCTGACGGGCATCGTCCCCGGGCTGCTGCTCCTCGTGCCGCCGCTCGAGATCTTCTTCGACCTGCGCCCGATGAACCTGTCGATCGGCCCGGGCGAGTGGGTGCTGTTCTACCTCGGCTTCTACCTGATGCAGGTGCTGCTCGCGTTCTACGCCCTCGGGTCGTTCCGGTACGAGACGCTGCTGCTCGCGGCGGTGTCGTTCCCGATCTACGCGAGCGCGCTCTGGAACGTCCTCTGCGGCAAGGAGCAGGCCTGGCACGTCACGGGCGCGAACCGCGGCCGGACCCCGTCGCCGTTCAACTTCATCGTGCCGCAGGTCCTGGTGTTCGTCTTCCTCTCGCTGACGAGCGTGGTCGCCGTGTGGCGCGACCTGCACAACGGACAGCTCACGCTCGCCACGGCCTGGAACATCACGAACACCCTCGTGTTCCTCGCCTTCATCGTGGCCGCGTTCCGCGAGCAGGCCCGGAACCGCGTCGCCGACCGCGAGCGCGCCCGTGGCGGCGTCGCCCGCCCGGCCCTCCCGCTGGCGCAGGCACCCGCCAGCCCGATCCGGACGACCGTCGTCCGACCCGACACCCTCGAACCCCAGCGCGCCGCGATCGCCGGCGTCGCGACGCAGGACGGACACCGCGCATGA